In Zingiber officinale cultivar Zhangliang chromosome 6A, Zo_v1.1, whole genome shotgun sequence, a single genomic region encodes these proteins:
- the LOC121995759 gene encoding uncharacterized protein LOC121995759, with the protein MPRHHVHPLHRLPAAAGTASLGAAAVAFLLLCVFALAACASHSSRWFFRRRRHSEPVISNHQVQPGAAECVWQKSILMGGKCELPDFSGVVSYDSAGNLVVAGRTQPTMSLK; encoded by the coding sequence ATGCCGCGCCACCACGTCCACCCTCTCCATCGCCTCCCCGCCGCAGCAGGCACGGCCAGTTTGGGCGCGGCGGCGGTTGCCTTCTTGCTGCTGTGCGTGTTCGCGCTTGCAGCCTGCGCGAGCCACAGCAGCCGGTGGTTCTTCCGGCGCCGGCGGCACTCTGAGCCGGTGATTAGCAACCACCAAGTTCAGCCAGGGGCGGCGGAGTGTGTCTGGCAAAAGAGCATACTGATGGGAGGCAAGTGCGAGCTCCCCGACTTCTCCGGAGTCGTCTCGTATGATTCCGCCGGAAATCTCGTCGTCGCCGGCCGTACCCAGCCCACAATGTCCTTAAAATGA
- the LOC121994599 gene encoding uncharacterized protein LOC121994599, with product MVNEFSATYNNFYTHRQSGWSDENVLENALNMWKANNNNKDFKYMHVWRVLKDYEKYIPQSVARYSNKKTRTSESGGNTSTSNPDTSVDLDDSKVCIRPIGQKAAKRKGKSKAREDDIMEHNIDKEWQDIKEYQIQKMALREAEIFHKDYEILMKDINEMTPGQLYLHEKMVEKIKQRHGLV from the coding sequence ATGGTAAATGAATTTTCTGcaacttataataatttttatactcatcgGCAAAGCGGTTGGAGTGACGAGAATGTGTTGGAGAATGCACTGAATATGTGGAaagccaacaacaataacaaggatTTTAAATATATGCATGTGTGGAGGGttctcaaagactacgagaaataTATTCCACAATCAGTTGCTCGTTACTCTAACAAGAAGACAAGGACATCTGAGTCAGGAGGAAACACTTCAACATCAAATCCAGATACAAGTGTTGATTTAGATGACTCTAAAGTCTGCATTCGTCCGATAGGACAAAAGGCAGCGAAGAGGAAGGGCAAATCTAAAGCCAGAGAGGACGATATAATGGAACATAACATCGACAAAGAATGGcaagatattaaagaatatcaaataCAAAAAATGGCTCTGCGAGAAGCCGAgatctttcataaggattatgaaattcttatgaagGATATCAATGAGATGACACCAGGACAACTTTATTTACATGAGAAAATGGTGGAAAAAATTAAACAGAGACATGGCCTAGTGTAA